Proteins co-encoded in one Acaryochloris thomasi RCC1774 genomic window:
- a CDS encoding C40 family peptidase, with the protein MAQPSLEYQTQVHLNLYDSPELKALATQALQGRHLRQVEEGQTEAAIQVCLCEDGYSGWISVADLESIQPTTTPYVAPVVTAAQVQERIGDAIAFTKSALSVPNIYLWGGTLGPNYDCSGLMQRAYGEQGIWLPRDSYQQQDFTETIAEPGSDPEDCLNHLQPGDLIFFGKPEKTDHVAMYIGDGEYIHSSGHEKGRNTIAIDRLDEGDLVRKTYYQQFRGAGRVVSSYRL; encoded by the coding sequence ATGGCACAACCTAGTCTTGAATATCAAACCCAAGTTCATTTGAATCTCTACGATTCGCCTGAACTGAAAGCATTGGCAACGCAAGCCCTACAGGGACGACACCTCCGGCAAGTGGAGGAGGGACAAACTGAAGCAGCGATCCAAGTTTGCCTCTGTGAAGATGGGTATTCTGGCTGGATCTCTGTGGCGGATCTGGAGTCAATTCAGCCTACGACAACGCCCTACGTTGCTCCTGTTGTGACGGCAGCTCAGGTTCAAGAACGGATTGGAGATGCGATCGCATTCACAAAATCAGCCCTCTCTGTTCCCAACATCTATCTCTGGGGCGGCACGCTTGGCCCCAACTACGACTGCTCCGGTTTGATGCAGCGAGCTTACGGCGAACAGGGGATTTGGCTCCCCCGCGATTCCTATCAGCAGCAAGACTTCACCGAAACTATTGCTGAGCCTGGATCAGATCCAGAAGACTGCCTTAATCATCTGCAGCCAGGAGATTTAATTTTTTTCGGTAAACCTGAAAAGACAGACCATGTTGCGATGTATATCGGTGATGGAGAATATATACATAGTTCAGGTCATGAGAAGGGGCGAAACACCATTGCCATTGACCGACTAGATGAAGGCGATCTTGTTCGCAAAACCTACTATCAACAGTTTCGAGGTGCAGGTCGTGTCGTCAGCAGCTATCGTCTCTAG
- the ypfJ gene encoding KPN_02809 family neutral zinc metallopeptidase, producing the protein MKKVGRRSRNVEDRRGGGVPSGAVATGGLGTLVLALIVLALGGDPSFLLDQGSPSNPGQQGTTVSRARLPEEDQLADFTSVVLADTEDTWNVLFREMGRTYQEPKLVLFTGAVNSACGFAKAAVGPFYCPGDQKVYIDLSFYNDLKTQHQAPGDFAQAYVVAHEIGHHVQTLLGISQQVQAAKQRVSQIQGNQLSVRQELQADCFAGVWAHHGQKERQILEEGDVEEALNAASSIGDDRLQQQARGYVSPESFTHGSSEQRVRWFKQGIKTGDVNQCNTFEAAKL; encoded by the coding sequence ATGAAAAAAGTGGGTCGTCGCAGCCGCAATGTTGAAGATCGGCGAGGGGGTGGCGTTCCCTCGGGGGCTGTGGCCACGGGAGGCTTGGGCACACTGGTCCTGGCGCTGATTGTGCTGGCTTTGGGCGGTGATCCGAGCTTTCTCTTAGACCAAGGATCCCCTTCCAATCCCGGCCAACAGGGGACTACGGTGAGTCGTGCGCGCTTGCCAGAAGAAGACCAGCTTGCTGATTTTACGTCTGTGGTGCTGGCGGACACTGAGGATACCTGGAATGTTTTGTTCCGGGAGATGGGGCGTACTTATCAGGAGCCTAAGTTGGTTCTATTTACGGGGGCCGTCAATTCTGCCTGCGGTTTTGCAAAGGCTGCGGTGGGACCGTTCTACTGTCCGGGTGATCAGAAGGTCTACATTGACCTGAGCTTTTACAATGATTTAAAGACACAGCACCAGGCTCCGGGAGATTTTGCCCAAGCCTATGTGGTGGCCCACGAAATTGGTCACCATGTCCAAACGCTGCTGGGAATTTCTCAACAGGTGCAGGCTGCTAAGCAAAGGGTGAGCCAGATACAGGGCAATCAGCTTTCTGTCCGCCAAGAGCTTCAGGCAGACTGCTTTGCCGGGGTCTGGGCGCACCACGGTCAAAAGGAACGGCAAATTTTGGAAGAGGGGGATGTAGAAGAAGCCCTAAATGCGGCCTCTAGCATCGGGGATGATCGGCTGCAGCAGCAGGCTCGGGGCTATGTCTCGCCAGAGTCGTTTACCCACGGAAGTTCAGAGCAGCGGGTGCGCTGGTTTAAGCAGGGCATCAAAACCGGAGACGTCAATCAGTGCAATACGTTTGAGGCGGCTAAGCTCTAG
- a CDS encoding GNAT family N-acetyltransferase yields MPIIRVAELHEISAIRLFYSRCDYGGGIEAGDQLFVAQANGEIVGAVRLCPGNDFIVLRGMQVLSTFQGRGIGTELLQTCAQKLADHVCYCLPWRHLHSFYNQAGFYTLSPAEAPDLMRERFDAYTDKGLNVLLMCRCPSFDGETGHSYTL; encoded by the coding sequence ATGCCGATCATCCGAGTAGCAGAACTGCACGAAATTTCAGCAATCAGATTGTTCTACAGCCGATGTGACTATGGCGGAGGCATAGAAGCAGGCGATCAGCTCTTTGTGGCTCAAGCAAACGGAGAAATTGTGGGGGCTGTCCGATTGTGCCCAGGCAATGATTTCATTGTGCTCAGAGGGATGCAGGTTCTATCGACCTTTCAGGGTCGAGGGATTGGAACAGAGTTACTTCAAACCTGTGCTCAGAAACTTGCCGATCACGTTTGCTATTGCCTTCCCTGGCGACATCTGCACTCGTTTTATAACCAGGCGGGGTTTTACACTCTTTCGCCTGCCGAAGCACCAGATTTGATGCGTGAGCGATTTGATGCTTACACAGATAAAGGTTTGAACGTCCTTTTGATGTGTCGATGCCCCAGCTTCGATGGGGAGACTGGGCATTCGTACACTTTGTAA
- a CDS encoding DUF3368 domain-containing protein: protein MIIVSDTSPITNLAAIDQLDLLHQLYGSIVIPTAVYNEMVAVDKVVPGALEVQTLSWIQMQAVGNTRSVADLQVNQDAIDLGEAEAIILTQELNADLLLMDERRGRTLAIAYGLNVIGLLGILLQAKSKGLIPTVRPVMDQLVDVANFRVSTQLYATVLRTARES, encoded by the coding sequence TTGATCATCGTTAGTGATACTTCACCGATTACCAATTTGGCAGCGATCGATCAATTGGATTTGTTGCATCAACTCTATGGTTCCATCGTTATTCCGACAGCCGTTTACAACGAAATGGTTGCTGTGGATAAAGTTGTTCCGGGTGCCCTTGAAGTTCAGACCTTAAGTTGGATTCAGATGCAGGCCGTTGGTAACACCCGAAGCGTTGCTGATCTTCAAGTTAATCAAGATGCGATTGATTTAGGTGAAGCTGAAGCAATTATCCTGACACAGGAACTCAACGCTGACTTACTCCTGATGGATGAACGACGTGGCAGAACGCTAGCGATCGCTTATGGTCTCAATGTGATAGGCCTTTTAGGCATTTTGCTGCAGGCTAAATCTAAAGGCTTGATTCCCACTGTTAGGCCCGTAATGGATCAGTTAGTTGATGTGGCAAATTTCCGGGTGAGTACTCAGCTGTATGCAACGGTTCTACGAACGGCTAGAGAGTCGTGA
- a CDS encoding alpha/beta hydrolase, protein MRNFLLQQAVVGIENAQSIRPVETMNLRFPLVQLFPHQLVGSQRTRTLLYGLSVGIAALGFAMKPTLAADSVRLNYGPLSRSIPVSDLREFAETGKASRKLRKYMKVSKQDPDKVQETLTNPIAMNPVQLDRLLNSTPGDLLLKEVGDVIHTPSDRSNQQALRSALILDASDDQQITLIDTIENYPTPEVEVEGGRLVKVIRRFNQVKAYGEDAQKILGQDSQPLLENLLRRIDSFLK, encoded by the coding sequence TTGCGGAACTTCCTCTTACAGCAAGCGGTCGTGGGCATTGAGAATGCCCAGTCAATAAGACCCGTAGAGACCATGAACTTGAGATTCCCGCTAGTGCAGCTCTTTCCACATCAGTTAGTCGGCAGTCAGAGAACACGCACCCTCTTGTATGGTCTCTCAGTGGGTATAGCAGCGCTTGGCTTTGCGATGAAACCGACCTTGGCTGCAGACAGCGTTCGCTTAAACTACGGCCCTCTTTCGCGTTCTATTCCCGTCAGTGACCTGCGTGAGTTTGCTGAAACCGGCAAAGCCTCACGCAAGCTACGGAAATACATGAAAGTATCTAAGCAGGATCCCGATAAAGTTCAAGAAACGCTGACCAACCCAATAGCGATGAACCCCGTGCAGCTTGACCGACTACTCAACAGCACACCCGGCGATCTGTTACTCAAAGAAGTGGGGGACGTTATTCATACCCCCTCTGACCGATCCAATCAACAGGCACTCAGGTCAGCACTCATTCTAGATGCCAGTGATGATCAGCAAATTACACTCATTGACACGATAGAAAACTATCCCACCCCCGAAGTGGAAGTCGAAGGCGGTCGGCTTGTGAAAGTCATCCGCCGCTTTAATCAGGTCAAAGCCTATGGAGAAGATGCTCAAAAGATTCTGGGCCAAGATTCTCAACCCTTGCTAGAGAATTTGCTTAGGCGCATCGATTCATTTTTGAAGTGA
- a CDS encoding AAA-like domain-containing protein gives MNGSADLMHEQLIEAANRAIFQCDQEYLRTIEVDVLAECLAGLTYETMAERLNYSARFIAADVAPKLFIKLTRATGEKVRKVTLREALKRLLKQQSAPEKSLKTSPLAYRPYPEGPVPLSSTFYIKRSEIESHCCQVVINPSTLIRIKAAKGMGKTSLVNRILQYAEIYQHQTAYLDCQSSSQASLKDLERFLQWLCLQIGRQLKLENKLADYWDSELLTSIDNCSQYFEDYLLPSTEEPLVLALDSVEQIFPYPDVAGDVLRMLRSWHEKSKSSPLWEKLRLVITHATEDYVSLDINHSPLTNVGEPISLDRFTSEQVQELAERYELQWQTQQIESLQKRVGGHPYLIHLAIYKSAVEQMSLQHILEASDQETGIYFSHLLRLREELLQSQDLAAAYGEIANSPTGIELNSLQIYHLQSLGLVKLTGNLVLPSCSLYQQYFQRELGRDAVT, from the coding sequence ATGAATGGAAGCGCAGATTTAATGCATGAACAGCTCATTGAAGCTGCGAATCGGGCTATCTTCCAGTGCGATCAAGAGTATTTGAGAACCATCGAGGTAGACGTGCTGGCAGAATGCTTGGCAGGCCTGACCTACGAGACAATGGCCGAGAGACTAAACTACTCTGCCCGCTTTATTGCGGCGGATGTTGCCCCGAAGCTCTTTATCAAGCTCACCAGAGCTACGGGCGAAAAGGTCAGGAAAGTGACGTTGAGAGAGGCTTTGAAGCGGCTTCTTAAACAGCAGTCCGCTCCAGAAAAATCACTGAAAACGTCACCGCTGGCCTATCGCCCCTATCCCGAGGGACCCGTTCCGCTCAGTTCGACTTTTTATATCAAGCGATCAGAGATCGAGAGCCATTGCTGTCAGGTTGTAATCAATCCAAGTACTTTAATTCGCATTAAGGCAGCCAAAGGGATGGGGAAAACCTCCCTGGTGAATCGGATCTTGCAATATGCCGAGATTTATCAACATCAGACCGCTTATTTGGACTGTCAGTCGTCGAGTCAGGCATCGCTCAAAGATTTAGAGCGATTTTTGCAGTGGCTCTGTCTCCAGATTGGACGACAACTGAAGCTAGAGAATAAGCTAGCCGATTATTGGGATTCAGAGCTACTGACTAGCATCGATAACTGCAGTCAATATTTTGAAGACTATCTGCTGCCCAGTACTGAGGAACCCCTTGTCCTTGCGCTAGATAGTGTTGAACAGATTTTCCCCTACCCCGATGTGGCGGGCGATGTGCTGAGGATGCTCAGGAGCTGGCACGAGAAGTCGAAAAGCTCACCGCTTTGGGAAAAGCTGCGGCTAGTAATTACCCATGCCACAGAAGACTATGTCTCTCTGGATATCAATCACTCACCCCTCACCAACGTAGGAGAACCCATCTCTTTGGACCGGTTTACATCGGAACAGGTTCAGGAATTAGCGGAGCGGTATGAACTGCAGTGGCAGACGCAGCAAATCGAAAGTCTGCAGAAGCGGGTAGGAGGACATCCCTATCTGATTCATTTGGCAATTTACAAAAGTGCAGTTGAACAGATGTCTCTCCAGCATATTTTGGAGGCCTCAGATCAAGAGACAGGAATTTACTTTAGCCACCTCTTAAGGCTGCGGGAAGAGCTGCTGCAGTCACAGGATTTAGCTGCTGCGTATGGTGAGATCGCAAACTCCCCCACCGGCATAGAACTCAACTCACTGCAGATCTACCACCTCCAGAGTCTTGGCCTAGTGAAGCTAACCGGAAATCTAGTGCTGCCGTCCTGCAGTCTCTATCAGCAGTACTTCCAGCGAGAATTAGGTCGTGATGCCGTCACGTAG
- a CDS encoding UPF0175 family protein, giving the protein MSLVIPDDILQSTQMTEGELKLEIAIMLYKQQKVSSGKVRAWTGLTVIEFQHELKERGLYANYDVEDFQSDMRTLQSNGLL; this is encoded by the coding sequence ATGAGTCTTGTAATTCCTGATGACATCCTCCAATCTACTCAGATGACCGAGGGTGAATTAAAGCTAGAAATTGCCATAATGCTGTACAAGCAGCAGAAAGTCAGCAGTGGCAAGGTTCGTGCCTGGACAGGGCTAACAGTGATTGAGTTCCAGCACGAATTAAAGGAGCGAGGACTTTACGCAAATTATGATGTAGAAGATTTTCAGTCAGATATGAGAACTTTGCAATCAAACGGTTTGCTTTGA
- a CDS encoding transaldolase family protein, whose amino-acid sequence MHLFLDTADQSQWHRWLPLGVFDGITTNPTLLERSQVPCTLESLKSLAQSGFDLGVQEIQMQTWGREPETLYKNGHALAKISDRIVVKVPITQAGCTAAARLIVDGIRVTMTGVYARHQVLLATSLGAEYAAPYLGRITDSGRNGRDDLAQMQQALDGVGSDMKLLVASIRAVEDIVFLARQGLDTFTVGDAIATQLFDVDATLQAAETFEKAADQMRQPRA is encoded by the coding sequence ATGCACCTATTTTTAGACACCGCTGATCAATCTCAATGGCATCGCTGGCTTCCCCTAGGTGTATTTGATGGCATTACGACCAACCCAACACTGCTAGAACGATCGCAAGTCCCCTGCACCCTAGAAAGCCTCAAATCTCTAGCCCAATCTGGCTTCGACCTCGGCGTCCAAGAGATCCAGATGCAAACCTGGGGCAGAGAACCAGAAACCCTGTATAAAAATGGGCACGCGCTTGCCAAAATCAGCGATCGCATCGTAGTCAAGGTTCCGATCACGCAGGCGGGCTGTACTGCCGCCGCACGACTCATTGTTGACGGCATTCGGGTGACGATGACCGGCGTTTATGCTCGTCATCAGGTGCTGCTCGCCACCTCTTTAGGAGCTGAATATGCGGCTCCTTATTTAGGACGAATTACGGACTCAGGGCGCAACGGGCGAGATGATTTGGCCCAGATGCAGCAGGCGCTGGATGGTGTAGGCAGTGACATGAAGCTTTTGGTTGCCAGTATTCGGGCTGTGGAAGATATCGTGTTTTTGGCGCGGCAGGGGTTGGATACGTTTACCGTTGGGGATGCGATCGCAACCCAGCTTTTCGACGTTGACGCCACCCTTCAAGCTGCCGAGACCTTCGAGAAAGCCGCCGATCAAATGAGGCAGCCTAGAGCTTAG